From Cellulosimicrobium cellulans, the proteins below share one genomic window:
- a CDS encoding type II toxin-antitoxin system death-on-curing family toxin — MTASRDVEYLEVGDLLAAARALLRAEPVVRDWGALDSVVHRPRASMFGEEAYPSLDLKAAALMLSVVQNHALVDGNKRLGLVAVVVFYGMNGVVLRAPHVDVYELTMSIADGSTQDVAHVAESLALWHT; from the coding sequence GTGACCGCGTCGCGAGACGTCGAGTACCTCGAGGTCGGCGACCTGCTCGCGGCGGCGCGCGCGCTGCTCCGGGCAGAGCCGGTCGTCCGCGACTGGGGAGCGCTCGACTCGGTCGTGCACCGTCCGCGCGCCTCGATGTTCGGCGAGGAGGCGTATCCGTCGCTCGACCTGAAGGCGGCCGCGCTGATGCTCTCCGTCGTCCAGAACCACGCGCTCGTCGACGGCAACAAGCGGCTCGGCCTGGTCGCCGTCGTCGTGTTCTACGGCATGAACGGCGTCGTGCTGCGCGCTCCTCACGTCGACGTGTACGAACTGACGATGTCGATCGCCGACGGCTCGACGCAGGACGTCGCGCACGTCGCCGAGAGTCTCGCCCTCTGGCACACGTGA
- the pflA gene encoding pyruvate formate-lyase-activating protein: MTVTLPGPAVRPSRGCGVAGGTLPDDATRLDVPGALTSAAEPAASGTPVGHARRAGAGLDGLTVADVDRADKLAAMRAGELGSVHSWELVTAVDGPGTRLTVFLNGCPLRCLYCHNPDTFAMKDGRPVTADELLGRVKRYLPVFRATHGGLTLSGGEVLMQPAFAARVLRGAKAMDVHTALDTSGFLGANATDAMLDDTDLVLLDVKSGDPETYRKVTSRDLEPTLRFGRRIAERGLTGHAPEVWVRFVLVPGLTDDPDNVEKVAAYAASLNAIRPGTVTRVEVLPFHQMGRDKWDALGRTYELDDTPAPSPELTERVRDQFRAHGLTTY, translated from the coding sequence ATGACCGTCACCCTTCCCGGCCCCGCCGTCCGCCCGTCGCGCGGGTGCGGCGTCGCCGGGGGCACCCTGCCCGACGACGCCACGCGTCTCGACGTCCCGGGCGCCCTGACCTCCGCGGCCGAGCCCGCGGCGTCGGGCACGCCCGTGGGCCACGCCCGCCGGGCGGGCGCGGGCCTGGACGGGCTGACGGTCGCGGACGTGGACCGGGCCGACAAGCTCGCGGCGATGCGCGCGGGCGAGCTCGGCTCGGTCCACTCCTGGGAGCTCGTCACCGCCGTGGACGGCCCGGGGACCCGGCTCACGGTGTTCCTCAACGGCTGCCCGCTGCGGTGCCTGTACTGCCACAACCCCGACACGTTCGCCATGAAGGACGGTCGGCCCGTCACGGCGGACGAGCTCCTGGGCCGGGTCAAGCGCTACCTGCCGGTCTTCCGGGCCACGCACGGCGGGCTCACCCTCTCCGGCGGCGAGGTGCTCATGCAGCCCGCGTTCGCCGCCCGCGTGCTGCGCGGGGCCAAGGCGATGGACGTGCACACGGCGCTCGACACCTCGGGCTTCCTCGGCGCGAACGCGACCGACGCGATGCTCGACGACACGGACCTCGTGCTGCTCGACGTGAAGTCCGGCGACCCGGAGACCTACCGGAAGGTCACGAGCCGCGACCTCGAGCCGACGCTGCGGTTCGGGAGGCGGATCGCCGAGCGCGGCCTCACCGGCCACGCGCCCGAGGTCTGGGTGCGCTTCGTCCTCGTCCCGGGCCTCACCGACGACCCCGACAACGTCGAGAAGGTCGCCGCGTACGCGGCGTCGCTCAACGCGATCCGCCCCGGCACGGTGACGCGCGTCGAGGTGCTGCCCTTCCACCAGATGGGTCGCGACAAGTGGGACGCCCTCGGGCGCACCTACGAACTCGACGACACGCCCGCGCCGTCGCCGGAGCTCACGGAGCGCGTGCGCGACCAGTTCCGCGCCCACGGCCTGACGACCTACTGA
- a CDS encoding thiolase family protein, which translates to MTVANEAPSPTSAPTQAASQRSRRRPVRDVVFVEGVRSPFGKARPDGIYAETRADDLAVKTIRELLRRRPELPAERIDELALAATTQTGDQGLTLGRSVAVLAGLPKSVPGFAIDRMCAGAMTAVTTTAANVAVGAQDVVVAGGVEHMGHHPMGEGSDPNPRFVAERLVDSSALVMGATAENLHDRYPHLTKERADAYAVASQAKYAKALANGDISPDLVPVATRSTELGWGLATADELPRPGTTVDSIRDLKTPFRPGGKVTAGNASPLTDGATACLLAAGDVADELGLPARMRLVAYAYAGVDPEVMGIGPVPATERALASAGLTIDDIGLFEINEAFAVQVLAFLDHFGIADDDERVNQYGGAIAMGHPLASSGVRLMTQLARQFEQHPEVRYGLTTMCVGLGMGGTVIWENPHHADYSGHTFETAEN; encoded by the coding sequence ATGACCGTGGCCAACGAGGCCCCCTCTCCCACCTCGGCACCCACCCAGGCGGCCAGCCAGCGCTCGCGTCGGCGCCCCGTGCGCGACGTCGTGTTCGTCGAGGGCGTGCGCAGCCCGTTCGGCAAGGCGCGCCCCGACGGGATCTACGCCGAGACCCGCGCGGACGACCTCGCCGTGAAGACGATCCGCGAGCTGCTGCGCCGCCGTCCCGAGCTGCCCGCGGAGCGCATCGACGAGCTCGCGCTCGCCGCGACGACGCAGACCGGCGACCAGGGCCTCACCCTCGGCCGCAGCGTCGCCGTCCTCGCGGGGCTGCCCAAGTCGGTGCCCGGCTTCGCGATCGACCGCATGTGCGCGGGCGCGATGACGGCGGTCACGACGACCGCGGCGAACGTCGCCGTGGGCGCGCAGGACGTCGTGGTGGCGGGCGGAGTCGAGCACATGGGGCACCACCCCATGGGCGAGGGGTCGGACCCGAACCCGCGGTTCGTCGCCGAGCGCCTCGTCGACTCCTCCGCGCTCGTCATGGGCGCCACGGCCGAGAACCTGCACGACCGGTACCCGCACCTCACCAAGGAGCGCGCCGACGCCTACGCCGTCGCGAGCCAGGCCAAGTACGCCAAGGCCCTCGCGAACGGCGACATCTCCCCCGACCTCGTGCCGGTCGCGACCCGGTCGACCGAGCTCGGGTGGGGCCTGGCCACGGCCGACGAGCTGCCCCGACCTGGCACGACGGTCGACTCGATCCGCGACCTCAAGACCCCGTTCCGCCCCGGCGGCAAGGTCACCGCGGGCAACGCCTCGCCGCTCACCGACGGCGCGACGGCGTGCCTGCTCGCCGCGGGCGACGTCGCCGACGAGCTGGGCCTGCCGGCGCGCATGCGCCTCGTCGCGTACGCGTACGCGGGCGTCGACCCCGAGGTCATGGGCATCGGGCCGGTCCCCGCGACCGAGCGCGCGCTCGCGTCCGCGGGCCTCACGATCGACGACATCGGCCTGTTCGAGATCAACGAGGCGTTCGCGGTCCAGGTGCTCGCGTTCCTCGACCACTTCGGCATCGCGGACGACGACGAGCGCGTCAACCAGTACGGCGGCGCCATCGCCATGGGCCACCCGCTCGCGTCGTCGGGCGTGCGCCTCATGACGCAGCTCGCGCGCCAGTTCGAGCAGCACCCCGAGGTGCGCTACGGCCTGACGACCATGTGCGTCGGCCTCGGCATGGGCGGCACCGTGATCTGGGAGAACCCGCACCACGCCGACTACTCCGGCCACACCTTCGAGACCGCGGAGAACTGA
- a CDS encoding PIG-L deacetylase family protein, with protein MTATDALPPLTPLPEDWSTALAVVAHPDDMEFGAAAAVARWTGQGKRVVYCMVTSGEAGIDGMDPDEARRVREAEQVESGRIVGVEEVEFLGLPDGVLEYGLPLRRAIAGAIRRHRPDVVITGNYRETFPGGMLNQADHIATGRAVVDAVRDAGNRWVFREQVETDGVEPWGGVRQVWVAASPDGAHGVDVSATFDAGVASLRAHAAYLDGLGWADFDPAAFLASMSAPTGERMGVTHAVAFEVLRMGWED; from the coding sequence ATGACCGCGACGGACGCCCTTCCCCCGCTCACCCCGCTGCCCGAGGACTGGTCCACGGCGCTCGCGGTCGTCGCCCATCCCGACGACATGGAGTTCGGCGCCGCCGCTGCGGTCGCGCGATGGACGGGGCAGGGCAAGCGGGTCGTGTACTGCATGGTCACGAGCGGCGAGGCCGGCATCGACGGCATGGATCCCGACGAGGCGCGGCGCGTGCGCGAGGCGGAGCAGGTCGAGTCCGGGCGGATCGTCGGCGTCGAGGAGGTCGAGTTCCTCGGGCTGCCCGACGGCGTGCTCGAGTACGGCCTGCCGCTGCGGCGGGCGATCGCGGGCGCGATCCGGCGCCACCGGCCCGACGTCGTCATCACCGGGAACTACCGCGAGACGTTCCCGGGCGGGATGCTCAACCAGGCGGACCACATCGCGACGGGACGGGCCGTCGTGGACGCCGTGCGCGACGCGGGGAACCGGTGGGTGTTCCGCGAGCAGGTCGAGACGGACGGGGTCGAGCCCTGGGGTGGCGTGCGCCAGGTCTGGGTCGCGGCCTCGCCCGACGGCGCGCACGGCGTCGACGTGAGCGCGACGTTCGACGCGGGGGTCGCGTCCCTGCGCGCGCACGCCGCCTACCTCGACGGCCTCGGCTGGGCGGACTTCGACCCGGCCGCGTTCCTCGCGTCCATGAGCGCGCCCACGGGCGAGCGCATGGGTGTCACCCACGCGGTCGCCTTCGAGGTCCTGCGCATGGGCTGGGAGGACTGA
- the pflB gene encoding formate C-acetyltransferase — protein sequence MTSVSEAPGTTSGGRAVEGSVDPQHDTAHVPAWEGFTDGPWRDTVDVRDFIQRNYRPYTGDASFLAGPTERTTGIWDTLSAMFPEEREMGIYDVDPHTPAGITAHAPGYIDKAHEVIVGLQTDAPLKRAIMPNGGWRMVEGALQTYGYEVDETLKKVFTEYRKTHNQGVFDVYPPNVRAARSSHIITGLPDAYGRGRIIGDYRRVALYGVDALIAAKKLDKLGLDTQPFSEKVVREREEHAEQIRALGELKEMAAEYGYDISGPATTAREAVQWLYFAYLAAVKEQNGAAMSLGRTSTFLDVFLDRDLEAGRITESEAQEIIDDFVIKLRIVRFLRTPEYDALFSGDPTWVTETIGGMGEDGRPLVTKNSFRFLQTLYNLGPAPEPNMTVFWSPELPQGFKDYCAQVSIDTSAVQYESDELIRAAWGDDAAIACCVSPMRVGKQMQFFGARVNLAKTLLYAINGGRDEISGKQVSPVAAPVEGDVLDFDDVMAKFDATMDWLAETYVEALNCIHWSHDKYAYERIEMALHDKDVLRTMACGIAGLSVAADSLSAIKHAKVSVVRDERGLVVDYVTEGEYPTYGNDDDRADAIAVDLVERFMAKVRTHPTYRDAVPTQSVLTITSNVVYGKATGNTPDGRRAGEPFAPGANPMNGRDTHGMLASALSVAKLPYDEAQDGISLTNTVVPSGLGRTKEEQVTNLAGLLDAYIGSEGYHMNVNVLNRETLLDAMDHPENYPQLTIRVSGYAVNFVRLTREQQLDVLSRTFHGAL from the coding sequence ATGACCAGCGTTTCCGAGGCACCCGGCACGACGAGCGGCGGCCGTGCGGTGGAGGGCAGCGTCGACCCGCAGCACGACACCGCGCACGTCCCCGCGTGGGAGGGCTTCACCGACGGCCCGTGGCGCGACACGGTCGACGTGCGCGACTTCATCCAGCGCAACTACCGCCCGTACACGGGCGACGCGTCGTTCCTCGCCGGGCCCACGGAGCGCACGACGGGGATCTGGGACACGCTGTCCGCGATGTTCCCGGAGGAGCGCGAGATGGGGATCTACGACGTCGACCCCCACACGCCCGCGGGGATCACGGCGCACGCGCCCGGCTACATCGACAAGGCGCACGAGGTGATCGTCGGCCTGCAGACCGACGCCCCGCTGAAGCGCGCGATCATGCCGAACGGCGGCTGGCGCATGGTCGAGGGCGCGCTGCAGACGTACGGCTACGAGGTCGACGAGACCCTGAAGAAGGTCTTCACGGAGTACCGCAAGACCCACAACCAGGGCGTGTTCGACGTCTACCCGCCGAACGTGCGCGCGGCCCGCAGCTCGCACATCATCACGGGCCTGCCCGACGCCTACGGCCGCGGCCGGATCATCGGCGACTACCGCCGCGTCGCGCTCTACGGGGTCGACGCGCTGATCGCCGCGAAGAAGCTCGACAAGCTCGGCCTCGACACGCAGCCCTTCAGCGAGAAGGTCGTGCGCGAGCGCGAGGAGCACGCCGAGCAGATCCGCGCGCTCGGCGAGCTCAAGGAGATGGCCGCCGAGTACGGCTACGACATCTCGGGCCCGGCGACCACCGCCCGCGAGGCCGTGCAGTGGCTCTACTTCGCCTACCTCGCCGCGGTGAAGGAGCAGAACGGCGCCGCGATGTCGCTCGGTCGCACGTCGACGTTCCTCGACGTGTTCCTCGACCGCGACCTCGAGGCCGGCCGCATCACGGAGTCCGAGGCGCAGGAGATCATCGACGACTTCGTCATCAAGCTGCGCATCGTCCGGTTCCTGCGCACGCCCGAGTACGACGCCCTGTTCTCCGGCGACCCGACGTGGGTCACCGAGACGATCGGCGGCATGGGCGAGGACGGGCGCCCGCTCGTCACGAAGAACTCGTTCCGGTTCCTCCAGACGCTCTACAACCTCGGCCCGGCCCCCGAGCCGAACATGACGGTCTTCTGGAGCCCCGAGCTGCCGCAGGGGTTCAAGGACTACTGCGCGCAGGTGTCGATCGACACGTCGGCCGTGCAGTACGAGTCAGACGAGCTCATCCGGGCGGCCTGGGGTGACGACGCGGCGATCGCGTGCTGCGTGTCCCCGATGCGGGTCGGCAAGCAGATGCAGTTCTTCGGTGCGCGCGTGAACCTCGCCAAGACCCTGCTCTACGCGATCAACGGTGGGCGCGACGAGATCTCCGGCAAGCAGGTCTCGCCCGTGGCGGCGCCCGTCGAGGGCGACGTGCTCGACTTCGACGACGTCATGGCGAAGTTCGACGCGACGATGGACTGGCTGGCCGAGACGTACGTCGAGGCGCTCAACTGCATCCACTGGTCGCACGACAAGTACGCGTACGAGCGCATCGAGATGGCGCTGCACGACAAGGACGTGCTGCGGACCATGGCGTGCGGCATCGCGGGCCTGTCCGTCGCGGCGGACTCGCTGTCGGCGATCAAGCACGCGAAGGTCTCCGTCGTCCGCGACGAGCGCGGCCTCGTCGTCGACTACGTGACCGAGGGCGAATACCCCACGTACGGCAACGACGACGACCGGGCCGACGCGATCGCCGTCGACCTCGTCGAGCGGTTCATGGCGAAGGTGCGCACGCACCCGACCTACCGCGACGCGGTGCCCACCCAGTCGGTCCTGACGATCACGTCGAACGTCGTGTACGGCAAGGCGACGGGCAACACGCCCGACGGCCGCCGCGCCGGAGAGCCGTTCGCCCCGGGCGCCAACCCGATGAACGGGCGCGACACGCACGGCATGCTCGCCTCGGCGCTCTCGGTGGCCAAGCTGCCGTACGACGAGGCGCAGGACGGCATCTCGCTGACCAACACGGTCGTGCCGAGCGGCCTCGGGCGCACCAAGGAGGAGCAGGTCACCAACCTCGCCGGCCTCCTGGACGCCTACATCGGGTCCGAGGGCTACCACATGAACGTCAACGTGCTGAACCGCGAGACGCTCCTGGACGCCATGGACCACCCGGAGAACTACCCGCAGCTGACGATCCGCGTGTCCGGCTACGCGGTGAACTTCGTCCGCCTCACGCGCGAGCAGCAGCTCGACGTGCTCTCGCGCACCTTCCACGGCGCGCTCTGA
- a CDS encoding ribbon-helix-helix protein, CopG family, with protein MSGKQMVVRFTEDEKRVLEAAAEREGRSQNEIVRDAVRRYGAERDALRDRLIADAIREYGPVLDKLA; from the coding sequence ATGAGCGGCAAGCAGATGGTCGTGCGTTTCACCGAGGACGAGAAGCGGGTTCTCGAGGCGGCCGCGGAGCGCGAGGGACGATCCCAGAACGAGATCGTTCGCGACGCCGTGCGGCGGTACGGCGCTGAACGCGACGCACTGCGTGACCGGCTGATCGCCGATGCGATCCGCGAGTACGGTCCCGTGCTCGACAAGCTCGCCTGA
- a CDS encoding 3-hydroxyacyl-CoA dehydrogenase NAD-binding domain-containing protein encodes MSAPTDTQTPAASQDASKDAARAERVTHSRVRDVALPGGTGTLALVTLDNGLDHTKPTTLGPEGLAELHAALEALRRRAADGEIVAVAITGKPYFLAAGADLTQAAAVQVRDDALALGRAGHAAYTLLQDMGVPTFAFVNGVALGGGLEVALNCTYRTVASDAGALALPEVGLGLVPGWGGAYLVPRLLGVEKAMDVILARPAANKPFKAKEAYEIGLVDALFEAPDFLESSLRWAEAVLRGEIVVERRELDPQPVWDAVVAGTRQRLDAVVAGSRPAPYRALDLVAAARTASREEAFAAEDEALADLIMSDEMRASVYAFQLVSKGKRPQGAPDAKLARPVTRVGIVGAGLMAAQIALLFAQRLQVPVVMRDLDQERVDKGLGYVRSTVEKLVGSGRMSADTGARIVGSVHGTTELGDFAGCDVVIEAVTEILGLKKKVFAELEGVLSPEAVLLTNTSALSITEMAADLQHPERVVGMHFFNPVAQMPLVEIIQAAKTDDAALATAFAMTKKLRKTAVLVADRPGFVVNRLLILLMGKIVEAVENGTSVEVADRAVAPLGLPMPPFALFDLVGPAVGLHVLTSLREDLGDRFPASPGLQRIVDEQIPVVLDAPKGLPKPVDPAIQWVFGTGVAGGDGALDEAGVLDSVLTALTQEIGLMLDEGVVASPSQIDLCMILGAGWGFHLGGITPYLDRTGYSEKVLGRRFLPDGVANVPAASRA; translated from the coding sequence ATGAGCGCACCGACCGACACCCAGACCCCGGCTGCATCCCAGGACGCCTCGAAGGACGCCGCGCGCGCCGAGCGCGTGACGCACTCGCGCGTGCGCGACGTCGCGCTCCCCGGCGGGACGGGCACGCTCGCCCTCGTCACGCTCGACAACGGGCTCGACCACACCAAGCCGACGACGCTCGGCCCCGAGGGCCTCGCGGAGCTGCACGCGGCCCTCGAGGCGCTGCGGCGCCGGGCCGCGGACGGCGAGATCGTCGCCGTCGCGATCACCGGCAAGCCGTACTTCCTCGCCGCGGGCGCGGACCTCACGCAGGCCGCGGCCGTCCAGGTGCGCGACGACGCGCTGGCCCTCGGGCGCGCCGGGCACGCCGCATACACGCTGCTGCAGGACATGGGCGTGCCGACGTTCGCGTTCGTCAACGGCGTCGCGCTCGGCGGCGGCCTCGAGGTCGCGCTCAACTGCACGTACCGGACCGTCGCGTCCGACGCCGGCGCGCTCGCGCTGCCCGAGGTCGGCCTGGGCCTGGTCCCCGGCTGGGGCGGCGCCTACCTCGTGCCGCGCCTGCTCGGCGTCGAGAAGGCGATGGACGTCATCCTCGCCCGCCCGGCCGCGAACAAGCCGTTCAAGGCGAAGGAGGCGTACGAGATCGGGCTCGTCGATGCGCTCTTCGAGGCGCCCGACTTCCTCGAGTCGTCGCTGCGCTGGGCCGAGGCCGTGCTGCGCGGCGAGATCGTGGTCGAGCGCCGCGAGCTCGACCCGCAGCCCGTGTGGGACGCCGTCGTCGCCGGGACGCGTCAGCGCCTCGACGCCGTGGTCGCGGGCTCGCGCCCCGCCCCGTACCGCGCGCTCGACCTGGTCGCCGCCGCGCGCACCGCGTCGCGCGAGGAGGCGTTCGCCGCCGAGGACGAGGCCCTGGCCGACCTCATCATGAGCGACGAGATGCGCGCGAGCGTCTACGCGTTCCAGCTCGTCTCGAAGGGCAAGCGGCCCCAGGGCGCGCCCGACGCGAAGCTCGCCCGCCCCGTCACCCGCGTCGGGATCGTCGGCGCCGGGCTCATGGCCGCGCAGATCGCGCTCCTGTTCGCGCAGCGCCTCCAGGTGCCGGTCGTCATGCGCGACCTCGACCAGGAGCGCGTCGACAAGGGCCTCGGCTACGTCCGTTCGACGGTCGAGAAGCTCGTCGGCTCGGGTCGCATGTCCGCGGACACCGGCGCGCGCATCGTCGGCTCCGTGCACGGCACGACCGAGCTCGGCGACTTCGCGGGCTGCGACGTCGTCATCGAGGCGGTCACGGAGATCCTGGGGCTCAAGAAGAAGGTCTTCGCCGAGCTCGAGGGCGTCCTCTCGCCCGAGGCCGTGCTGCTCACCAACACGTCCGCGCTGTCCATCACGGAGATGGCGGCCGACCTGCAGCACCCCGAGCGCGTCGTCGGGATGCACTTCTTCAACCCCGTCGCCCAGATGCCGCTCGTCGAGATCATCCAGGCGGCGAAGACCGACGACGCCGCCCTCGCGACGGCGTTCGCCATGACGAAGAAGCTCCGCAAGACGGCGGTGCTCGTCGCCGACCGGCCCGGGTTCGTCGTCAACCGCCTGCTCATCCTGCTCATGGGCAAGATCGTCGAGGCGGTCGAGAACGGCACGTCGGTCGAGGTCGCGGACCGCGCCGTCGCGCCGCTCGGCCTGCCGATGCCGCCGTTCGCGCTCTTCGACCTCGTCGGCCCGGCCGTCGGCCTGCACGTCCTCACGTCGCTGCGGGAGGACCTGGGCGACCGGTTCCCTGCGTCCCCCGGCCTGCAGCGCATCGTGGACGAGCAGATCCCCGTCGTCCTCGACGCGCCGAAGGGCCTGCCCAAGCCCGTCGACCCGGCGATCCAGTGGGTCTTCGGCACGGGTGTGGCGGGCGGCGACGGGGCGCTGGACGAGGCCGGCGTCCTCGACTCCGTGCTCACAGCGCTCACGCAGGAGATCGGGCTCATGCTCGACGAGGGCGTGGTCGCGAGCCCGTCGCAGATCGACCTGTGCATGATCCTCGGCGCCGGGTGGGGCTTCCACCTCGGCGGCATCACGCCGTACCTCGACCGCACGGGCTACAGCGAGAAGGTCCTGGGCCGCCGCTTCCTGCCCGACGGCGTCGCGAACGTCCCGGCGGCGTCGCGCGCCTGA
- a CDS encoding DEAD/DEAH box helicase — MTEPRPVRPDAASARAVVAEGDALAGLLAAFAAAPGAAREQVRGAFGDSREEKVVARLDTVDVASLRDVTRERLRLGALADAGVRTVGEVARLGRDGLEKLPDVGPQTATHLLAAAEQVARAVRESLRFRIDLTPTDPVATALVQALHTLDQADAALARYGDQARAALAAHERVHHDARVAASGPRRLLAWGERRRRAFAAVATLAGVAEQARETGLVEEARRVTALLAEPARPYDAWADFRRRSAAYYALLDGVAPTGRDVAAAAGHLPAELVDRVQTQALDESLLRVSLRGYQAFGARFALAQRRVVLGDEMGLGKTVQAIAVIAHLLARGATHALVVCPASVLENWVRELRAHADLPVHAVHGEERDGAAEAWRATGGVAVVTFAGLRRAGTDAFATAGSVGPAVLVVDEAHYVKNPLAKRSVAVAALADRSPHVLLLTGTPMENRVAEFRTLLGYLQPELAGSLDAAHGAAGPDAFRHAVAPAYLRRNAEDVLEELPELVQVDEWERLGAVDGAAYREAVAAGSFMAMRRAAFAVEHPEDSAKLRRLVELAREAEENGRKVVVFSYFRDVVDVVVRALGDLALAPLTGSVPARTRQTIVDDFTAAAAPRVLVSQIDVGGVGLNLQAASVVILCEPQTKPTTEAQAVARAHRMGQVETVQVHRLLTVDSVDEHLVRLLGTKARLFDAYARRSALAEEVAGAVDVSEASLARAVVDAERARLFVDPAVTSVEDAPAVDAVGEDEPVER, encoded by the coding sequence GTGACCGAGCCGCGCCCGGTGCGACCCGACGCCGCTTCGGCCCGGGCGGTCGTCGCGGAGGGGGACGCCCTCGCTGGGCTGCTCGCGGCGTTCGCGGCTGCACCCGGTGCCGCGCGCGAGCAGGTGCGCGGTGCGTTCGGCGACAGCCGTGAGGAGAAGGTCGTCGCCCGGCTCGACACGGTGGACGTCGCGTCGCTGCGCGACGTGACGCGCGAGCGGTTGCGGCTCGGGGCGCTCGCGGACGCGGGCGTGCGGACGGTCGGGGAGGTCGCGCGGCTCGGGCGCGACGGCCTGGAGAAGCTCCCCGACGTCGGGCCGCAGACCGCGACGCACCTGCTCGCCGCCGCCGAGCAGGTCGCGCGCGCGGTGCGCGAGAGCCTGCGCTTCCGGATCGACCTCACACCGACGGACCCGGTCGCGACCGCGCTCGTCCAGGCGCTGCACACGCTCGACCAGGCCGACGCCGCCCTCGCCCGGTACGGCGACCAGGCGCGCGCCGCGCTCGCGGCGCACGAGCGCGTGCACCACGACGCACGGGTCGCCGCGAGCGGGCCGCGCCGCCTGCTCGCGTGGGGCGAGCGGCGTCGTCGGGCGTTTGCGGCGGTGGCGACGCTCGCCGGGGTCGCAGAGCAGGCCCGGGAGACGGGGCTGGTCGAGGAGGCCCGCCGCGTCACCGCGCTCCTCGCGGAGCCCGCGCGCCCCTACGACGCCTGGGCGGACTTCCGGCGCCGGTCCGCGGCGTACTACGCGCTGCTCGACGGCGTCGCCCCCACCGGGCGCGACGTCGCCGCGGCGGCGGGCCACCTGCCCGCCGAGCTGGTCGACCGCGTCCAGACGCAGGCGCTCGACGAGTCGCTGCTGCGGGTCTCGCTGCGCGGGTACCAGGCGTTCGGGGCGCGCTTCGCGCTCGCGCAGCGGCGCGTCGTCCTGGGCGACGAGATGGGGCTCGGCAAGACCGTGCAGGCGATCGCCGTCATCGCGCACCTCCTCGCGCGCGGCGCGACGCACGCGCTCGTCGTGTGCCCCGCGAGCGTCCTGGAGAACTGGGTGCGCGAGCTGCGCGCGCACGCGGACCTCCCGGTCCACGCCGTGCACGGCGAGGAGCGCGACGGGGCCGCCGAGGCGTGGCGCGCGACCGGCGGCGTCGCGGTCGTGACGTTCGCGGGCCTGCGTCGCGCCGGGACCGACGCCTTCGCGACGGCCGGGTCCGTCGGCCCCGCCGTGCTCGTCGTGGACGAGGCGCACTACGTGAAGAACCCGCTCGCGAAGCGCTCGGTTGCCGTCGCGGCGCTCGCGGACAGGTCGCCGCACGTGCTGCTCCTCACCGGGACGCCGATGGAGAACCGGGTCGCCGAGTTCCGCACCCTGCTCGGCTACCTCCAGCCCGAGCTCGCCGGGAGTCTCGACGCCGCGCACGGCGCGGCGGGCCCCGACGCGTTCCGGCACGCCGTGGCGCCCGCCTATCTGCGGCGCAACGCCGAGGACGTGCTCGAGGAGCTGCCCGAGCTCGTGCAGGTCGACGAGTGGGAGCGGCTCGGGGCGGTCGACGGCGCGGCGTACCGCGAGGCGGTCGCGGCGGGGTCGTTCATGGCGATGCGGCGGGCGGCGTTCGCGGTCGAGCACCCGGAGGACTCGGCGAAGCTGCGCCGGCTCGTGGAGCTCGCGCGCGAGGCGGAGGAGAACGGGCGCAAGGTCGTGGTGTTCTCGTACTTCCGGGACGTGGTCGACGTCGTCGTGCGCGCGCTCGGCGACCTCGCGCTCGCTCCGCTGACCGGCTCGGTGCCCGCCCGGACGCGCCAGACGATCGTCGACGACTTCACCGCGGCCGCAGCACCGCGCGTGCTCGTGAGCCAGATCGACGTCGGGGGAGTGGGCCTCAACCTCCAGGCCGCCTCCGTCGTGATCCTGTGCGAGCCCCAGACCAAGCCCACGACCGAGGCGCAGGCCGTCGCCCGCGCCCACCGCATGGGTCAGGTCGAGACCGTCCAGGTGCACCGTCTGCTCACGGTCGACAGCGTCGACGAGCACCTCGTGCGCCTGCTCGGGACGAAGGCGCGGCTGTTCGACGCGTACGCGCGCCGCAGCGCGCTCGCCGAGGAGGTCGCGGGCGCGGTCGACGTGTCCGAGGCGTCGCTCGCGCGCGCGGTGGTCGACGCCGAGCGTGCCCGGCTGTTCGTCGACCCGGCGGTCACGTCCGTCGAGGATGCGCCCGCCGTCGACGCCGTCGGGGAGGACGAACCGGTCGAGCGCTGA